The genomic DNA TGTGCGGCCCGGGGGTGGCTTTGAGCCCAACTTCACCCTGTTCCAGAAGTGCCAGGTGAACGGGAGCGACACTCATCCCGTGTTTGCCTACCTCAAGGCTCACCTGCCCGCACCGGCCGACGAGGCCACGCACCTGATGACCGAGCCCCGCTTTGTCACCTGGAGCCCTGTGCGGCGCTCCGATATCTCCTGGAATTTTGAGAAGTTCCTAGTGGGGCCTGAGGGGGAACCGTTCCGGCGCTACAGCCCCCGTGTGCCCACGGCCCAGCTGGAGCCCGACATCCAACGTCTCCTCAAGCTGGCCAAGTAATCCTAGCTCCAGCGTGATCCTGGCTCTGGTGTGATCCTGGCTTCGGTGTCACCCTGGGATGGCTCCAGCTCTCCGTAGAATGACAGCCCCCTCTGAAACCTCCAAGGGGAGGGGGCTCGATGAGGGCAGAGGGTTGGAGCCACTGGGGCGGCGTGGGCTGGTGGCAATAAATGAGCCGGAGGGAGCGTGCCTGGATCCACGTGGTTTTTGAGAGCGTAAATAGATCCATGAGGTTGTTGGGAACATACCCACACTCatgtggtttttgggggttgttgGGGGGACCAGGAAGGAGGACGCAGCCCTGAGGTGCCAGATCCAGGAAATGGAGGCTCAGGGATAGGTGGGTGCCAGGCCGGCTGCACCCAGTTCCCCATGGGTGTTGCTGGGGCCGGTGCCAAGAGGAACACTTACCCACTCCAGGGCAGTGATTTCCCACACCCAGTTCCTTCCCGCCTCAGGACTATGGAattcccagcagggcagagccaggtTACAAActccagggcagggggaagtGGCCCCAAACCAACTCCTTGAGAAGGGAAAATGATCCAAGTCCTTTCTTTGATGGGTTTAGGAGAGCACTGGGAGCGCAATGGGCTCTCCAGTGCTGGGAAGGGCCAAGGAGAAATTGCACAGGCTCCTGGGATGGAAGAAGCCCCGTGCATCAGCCTCCAACACCCTTCACCAACTCCAGGGGGTGAAGCCAACCCCCAAAAtactcctgcctgtgccaccaAGCTGTCATACATCACATTTATTACCCCACATATGAGGGCTCCTGAGGCAGGATGGGGTGGGAATCCCTTTGGATCTTGTTTTGGGGACACTTTTACATCTTCTGCACATGGGGGGCTTGGGGCATGGCACTGCATCCCATCCTTGCAGCCAGGGTCGGAGCCAAAAGGCTCCAGAAACATGGGAGCATCCCAGTGTTGGGTGTTCACTGCATCCAGGCTGAAAGCTTGGAGGTGCAAATCATGTCAAGGACTGTGTTGTCCCCAGAAATTACAGAGCAGGGaactcctggagctcctggaagcTCATCCTGGGATACACATGGGGATCAGAACAGCGGGGTCATCTGGCGAGGGTCATCAGGAAGGATGCTGATGGAATCCTCAGCACGGccacagagcaggcacagcatGGTATATtcctgggggaaggaaaagggaggggctggaaaaaggggggctgccacagccctgctcccccaCAGGGAAACTCGAGCCAGATCCGGTACCTGATCCTCGATTGCAATCAGAGCCAAGGGATCTCATTTCCAGCCCCACCCTGCGCCCTTTTTCCAGCCATGTGCTGCATAGCAGATGTGCCAGGAATGAGGAATGGGGGTCACAGCCCCCTCTCATCACCCATGTTCCCATGCCCAGTGAGCTGGGCTCTCCCCACAAGGCATGGACTAGAGCTGAGGGGACTCCAGGTAGCCCTGAACACAGGGATGTAGCTCTGAATCTTTCGAGGCTCTGTCCCAGGAAAGGTAGGTATCAGCATGTGGAGGGGGAGTGTCTGGAATTCCAGAGGCAAAGTTAAGAAGAGTTTTCTGGGGACAAGAGACAAACCTGGTAGTCGTCCACCACGCTGAAGGTGTACTCATGGCGTGCAATCAGGTGGTGGCAGTTCTTGCACAGGtctgtggggcaggggacagcggggtgAGAGAACATGGACAGTGTCCCTGGGGTAGCCCCCACTCCCAATCTCTTGGGACAAACCCCAATCCTCTGTGCCTGCCCTCACTCCCAGGGCATAGACATCCCAGTCCCCAAAGCATCAAGGCCCAAAATTCCCCCCAGAGCAACTCACCCCGCTTAATGCCCACTGGCGGCTCCCTGATAATATCTCTAAAATTTGATATCCTCCTCCTGGGCATTCACCATTCCCACCTTCAGGGACCTTTCAAATATTGGGGCCCCAAAATTTCCCTACTCAAATTAATCCCCCCTTAGGTCTCCCCCTCCTTTGACCTCTGAGCCCTCCCCATCACGCCCCAGCCCTCGAGAGCCCCCACACCCCAGgagtccctcccagccctcaagaccccccaaaatccaagtgccacccccagccctccacctgtgccctgcagccttCAAGACCCCCAGATCCCAAAGGTCTCCTCCAGCCCTCTCTAACCCTCAAGATCGCCCCAGCTCCGGACTTCAGAGGTCCCCCAGAGCCTTCACCATCCCCCAAGACCTTCAAGACCCAAGGtctcccccaaaccccaacatTCAACATCCCCGGACCCCCGATCCCTCCCAGCCTTCAAGACCCCCAATCTTCAGCGACCCCTAAGACCCACGGACGGCTGGAGGATCCCCCAAATGTTGCCCTCAAGAGCCGCAGACCCCAAAGGTCCCCTCAGGCCCCCTATCCCTCAAGAATCCCAAGCCTCAGATCCCAAAGGCTCCCCATCCCCTCACGCCCCCACCCCCCTGGTGCCCCCCCACCGCACGGTCGTAGGTGACGATCTCCTCCCCGCCGTGCAGGCCCTCGGCCCGGTTGTCGACCAGCACGAAGTCCCGGCGGCCGCACTGCGCGCAGCCCACGAAGTTCAGGAGGAAAGATCCGCCCTCCAGGCAGGTGGTGCCCTAGGGCGGGAGCACAAGCTGAGACCGGGACCGAGACCGAGACCGagaccgggaccgggaccgggaccgggaccgggaccgggaccgggaccgggaccgggaccgggaccggtGTCGGAACCCCCCGCGCCCACCCTCACCCGCTCCGGGTACTCGGTGCCCACACAGCCGCCGCACATCTCGCACCGCCCTCCCCCGCAAATGTCGCGAGACCTGAGCCGGGGGGCCGGGGCTCAGTGACAGGGCGGGGCCCGAGATGCTGTGTGTGGGCGTGGTCTATGCATTATGGGCGTGGTCTGGCGAAATGGGCGGGGCATACGGGGCTGTGGGGCGCCTTGGGGCAACCAGGAATGATTGCGGGATCTGGGCTAGTTGGGACATTTGGAGCTACCTGGGTGCACCCAAGGCTAGTGGGGGACACCTGGAGTGACCTGGGGAGCATCCAGGGCTAGCGAAGGGCATCCAGGGCTAGCTGGGAGCTACCTGGGATTGGCTGGGGGATATCCAGGGCTAGTGGGAGACCCTGGGAAGTATTTGGGGGACATCCAGGACTAGCTGGGGGACGTTCAGTGCCAACTGTGGGGTGTTGGTAATTGGCTGGGGGACACCCTGGATTAGTGGGAAACACCCAGGGCCAGATGCGGAGTGCCTGTGACTAGCTGGGGGGCATCCAGGGACAGtaggggacacacagagctgatTGTAGGGTGGGTTGGGCTAGCTGGGGGTCATCCAGGGCTAGCTGGGGGCTGCCTGGATTAGATGGAGGACAACACGGACTAGTTGGAGGACATCCAGGGCTGATGGGGGTCACCCAGGGCTAATTAGGGGGTGCCTGGGAcaagctggaggagctggaggtcTAACTCTGGGATGCCTGGGACGAGTCGGGGAACTTACAGGGCTGGTGGAGGACACCTAGGGCTAGCTGAGGGATGCCTGGGACTAGCTGGGGGGCATCCAGGGCTAGCGGGGGGACACGTGGGCTGGCCGAGGGGGGTGGCCGGGGACCCTCGCCGGTGTCGGCGGGGCGCTGCGCCTCTCCGCAGCCTGCAGGTGCCGGTGCCGCTGCCTTCGGCGCTGCTGCCAGTGACGCTGCCGCCAACGGCGCTGCCGATGCCGGTGCTGCCGGTGTCGGTGCTGCTGGTGTTGCTGCCGGTGCCGGTGGCGCTGGCGGCCGGGGGGCGCCGCTGTGCTGCATTGCGGGGCGGGCGgcccgtccccgtccccgtccctGCGCCCATCCCCGTCCCCGCCCGCCCGgtcggctcggcccggccctcccggggggagcggggctatcggggccgggcagcgccgccggcTCCGGGTAGGAATGTCCCTGCGCGCCCAGATAATGTTATTTATATCGCGGTGCAGGGCGGCtccgctccccccgccccgctcccgcgccggccccgccgccgccgccgccgctcgcccgcccgccgccccgcgcagGTGAGACCCCGCGGCACCGGGATGCGCCGCTCCGGGGAACACGGGAGGGACCGAGGGACAGCGGGAGACGTGGGTCCCCGGGGACACGCGGGGGGGCACCGGCAGGCGCTGCCCCCCCCGGGAATACCGGGTGGGGGGTGCGGCACTGAACACCGGGCGCGGTACTGGCGGGGAGACGGTGGGCACGGAGGAAAGTTTGGTGGCGGGGGTGAAGAGCCCTCCGGGGAGCCTGAACCCCCTTTTCGCCCTGCGGCGGGGAGTCTGCTGTCACCCCGTGTCCCTCGGGGCTGCTCTCGGGAAGGACGGGGCGGGCGAGTGACGGTGACTTTCtagggacacccaggggacagcctggggacagtgtggggacaccctggggacactttTCCTGGGGTGCCAACCCGTGGAGGGTTCCCCACACCAGTCCTTGGTGCTCCCAGCACTGTTGGGACACGGTGGAAAAGCTGAGTACTGAGGGTCTCGGTGGGACACATCACCCAACCCACTTTGTCCCCTAGTTTTTAGCAACTGGGCAAACTGGAGTTACTGGGAAGGGTTTTTGGGGTGCCATGCCCTTGGGCCCCCTTGTCCCGGTGCCAGGAGGATGCTCATGGGTGGATGTTTGGCTGGGGGAATTCGTACCCTCACCTCAATAATCTAGGGGTCCCCCAGGCCTaatttcccagcttttccctttATAAATCTCCAGCTCCCTAAACAGGGGATTGGGGTGCCCTGGAAGACGGTGGCAAGCACAAGAGACTCAGAAACCCCTGCTGGGTGCCACCATGGCCCCCCACAGACTATTTTATAGCTCTCATGTGGTTTTGGGGCACTGTCTGGTGATTTTGGGGTGCAGGGCGGGGGGCAGCTTCTAAGAAGGGAGCAGGGCTCGGCTGGCGCCGTGTGCAGGGGAGGCCTATTTATAGCCAAAAATGTCTGTGGAGTGTCAGCACGTGTGCGTGTCACCGGCTTGGGTGACATGGGACAGTCGTGGCATGGCCGGCATGTGGCCCTGGGGAAGCCCAAATCCTCCTGGCAGGTGGGAGTGTGGCCGGGGAGCCCTGGCCGGAGCAGGGCATCACAGCCGGAGGAGCTGTGCCGTGCCTTTCCATGCCCAACTGCCCCGTGCTGTGCCGCGTGGCCGTGCCGAGAGGGACCATCTGCTCCCGGCCCTGTACCTGGCAGGCAGGAGACAGttggggggctggggggatgCCCCCTGgttcctgccccttcccaaCCAGAGCGTGGCCGCTTGTGGATATGGGGGAGATGCTAAATCCAAGTGTTTTGGTGAAGTGGAGCGAGGGGGACATGCCAGACTCCGGATGGCGGTGATGGGGCAgaattttggggtgttttgggggattCTGATGAGTTTCTGTGCACTGGAAATGGGCTTTCCGGCAGCATGCTGTGGCTGTGAGGGATGAGCCAGGGAATGGGTTTGAGGGTGCCATAGATGCCAAGTGCCAGCCACTGCCCCGGCCGCCCTTGGGGTGTGGGGGGACATTCCCCATGCCCGGCGGGGGGACTGTGGTGGTGGCACGGTGCCAGCCCCTCACCGGGAAGTGCTGATTCACCGTGCCGAGCCGCTGGCCGGGGAAGGCAATGCTGCCCGGGCCACGGCCGCAGGATGCTGGCGGCGAGGCCGGCATGCTGGCATTCCCAGCTTTCTGCACGCTGAGCGGGAGGAATGACAATTCCCGGGTGGCGAGTGCTGGTGGCggcgtggctgtggcagggagggatgCTCGGAAGGCGCCGGTGCGGCGGAGGGAGATTTAAAGGGTGGGTGAGCGCCCGCGCTCGGAATGCTCCCATGGGCCTGCTGTGGCTCCCTTCAGCgtcatctcctcctcctcctcctccttcccctcttcctcctcctcctcctctttctcctccttggATGCTCGCAGCCATGGCCCCGCTGCCGTGTTGTGAGGGACACAGTCAGAACTGAATTATCCTGTGGAGACTCGACACAACTTAGCACACCCATCCTGCTGGCAGTCCCTGAAGTTTTGGGGgcaaaatccccaaatttggTCTCCCACAGGGCTTTCCTGCCTGGGCGAGCTGGGTGCTCTGGCAGAGGCATGGAGTCACGGCATGAGGGGCTgcaggcccagctccagcaccctcctgcctgctccgGTACACACCCTCCTGCATGGCCCGGCATCCACTTGTGTGCCTGCTGTGTGTGTCCCGTGCACGCTCTGGTGTGTTCCTGCATGTCCTTGCTCAGGCATACACACTCTGGCACATTTCTACTTGTCCTTGTTCACTTGTGCACGCTCTGgcatgtccctgtgtgtccttGCTTACAGGTGCACTCTGTCACACTTCTGTATGTCCTCGTTCACATGTGGATGCTGTGACAAGTCCCTGCATGTCCTGGCTCACAGGTACATACTCTGCCACCCTTCTCCACGCCCTTCCTCACACTTGCACACTCTGGTGTGCTCCTGTGTGTCCTTGTTGCACTGCCCACACTCCTGCACGCTCCTCCATGTCCTTGCACACTCCCGGTGCCTCCAGGTCCGAGCCAaggccctgcctgtgctgccccGATTAGGGTGCGGAGTTGGGgtgtggcacagcctgggctgctctgaTAACCCTGTCAGGGGGGACCCGGGGGATGCCCAGGGCATCTGAAGGGGGCCTGGGGGCTCATGGGTTGTCACAGCTCACGGGgacagcaggaatttggggcACACAGGGTTCCCCCTGGCACCCACAACTGCgggctctgtgcagctctgggttGCAGGGGAGATCCTGGAAATGCTGCCGGCTGTGGGAAGCCCAGCCCATCTCCTCGCACCCCTCAGGGGCCCCAGCAGCCACTGACAGCTGCTCAGAAGCATTTTTAGATACCAGCCATGTCCTATCTGTGTCTCAAATGTCCCTGGGGGTGGGTGGCCCCCCCCTGCCGGCAGCTGTCACCCACTTTCTGCCACCAGTGCTGGCGAAGCCCCCATGTGGCGCAGGGGTCAGGGTggaggtgaggagcagccccttccctggggGCATCCAAGGATTGGGGGGACACCTCTGGGGACCTGGGCTGAGGTTTCAGCTGGGCAGAGGGACACGGGTGGGGACGCAGCACAGTAAATAGCCATTAGCACAGCTCGGCAGGGCTCAGCATGGGGGTCCTGGAGCGGGCAGCTGCCAGGTGCCCCCCCAACACCTGGGTGGGGTGAGGCTAAATCCCTCTGAGCAGCTTATCCCAAGGTTCTGAGCCGCAAATCCCCACGTGCCGCAGGGCCAGCGGGCCGCTGCGGCCACACTGATGCTCACggtcctgctgtcccccaggggCCTCTCACCGGTAGCCGACGGCCACCGGGCCGGGGCACACTGGGACCATGACCTCGGCCAATGACTAcgagcagctggagctgcagcagcagtacAGCCGCATCAATGTCCGCTGGGATGCGTCCGACGATGAGCTGGACAACGACAACAGCTCCGCACGGCTCTTTGAGCGCTCCCGCATCAAAGCCCTGGCAGGTGGGTGGCAGGTCCCCTCACTCCCACTTGGGTTGTCCCCACTGTGGGTGACCCTGtgcctgctgtccctgcagatgAGCGGGAGGCCGTGCAGAAGAAAACCTTCACCAAGTGGGTGAACTCGCACCTGGCTCGTGTCACCTGCCGTATCTCAGACCTCTACATGGACCTCCGGGATGGGAGGGTGCTCATCAAACTGCTGGAAGTGCTGTCTGGAGAACTTCTGGTAGGAATCCCACCCAGATGGAGATGCTGGGACCTGTGGCCTGCCATGCCGTGCCACACCATCTCTCTTGGCGTTGGCCAAGGGTTGGGGTGGCAGCATGGGCGTGGGGCGGTCCCCATGCAGGGTACCGGGTGTGGAAGGGAGGGTGCTGAGCACTGTCATGCCCCAGCCCAAGCCCACCAAGGGCCGGATGCGGATCCACTGTCTGGAGAATGTGGACAAGGCTCTGCAGTTCCTGAAGGAGCAGCGGGTGCACCTGGAGAACATGGGCTCCCATGATATCGTGGATGGCAACCATCGCCTTGTCCTCGGCCTCATCTGGACCATCATTCTCCGCTTCCAGGTGAGGACAAGTGGTTTCGGGCATCCCTCTTCTCCACACCTCCTTCTCAAGTGAGAGCCATCCTCCATGGAACTTCTGTTGCAACCCCAGAATGTCCTTTTGCCCCCAGATCCAGGACATCATTGTGGAGACGCAGGAGGGCCGGGAGACACGCTCTGCCAGGGATGCACTTCTTCTCTGGTGCCAGATGAAAACAGCAGGGTAGGTGGTGGGATCCTCACATAACTGCATCAGGGCCTAGGAGTGTCCAGAAGGTGACAGTGATACCCTGTCCCCATTGCAGGTACCCCCATGTCAACGTCACCAACTTCACCTCAAGTTGGAAGGACGGGCTGGCCTTTAATGCCCTCATCCACAAACACAGGTAGGCAGCACAGCAGTAGGCACTGGGGTGGCAGTGGCACTGAGAGATGTCCCACAGGTGTGTCACCGCTGTCTCTtgcccactgtccccaggcctGAGCTGGTTGACTTCCAAAACCTTACCAAATCCAATGCCCGGCACAACCTGGAACATGCATTCAGTGTGGCAGAGCGGCACCTGGGCATCACCCCTCTCCTCGACCCTGAAGGTGAGGCAGTTGTTGTCAGtcctcctgcctcagtttcccctggGACATTCCCAGGCTTCATGAAGCACAGAGAGGTTCCCAATACAAGGAAGGAGGGCCTGGGTGGGCACAAGAGGGACCTTATGAGGCTGTGGGGCCTGTGAAGTGGGTTGAGGTTGGATCAGGAGTGACACCTCTTGCTCACACCTCGCAGATGTGTTCACGGAGAACCCTGATGAGAAGTCCATCATCACCTACGTGGTGGCCTTCTACCACTACTTCTCCAAGATGAAGGTGCTGGAGGTGGAAGGAAGGCGCCTGGGCAAGGTAGGGAATGGCATTGAGGCGGTCAGGGGTGTTCTCTTGGGGTGCAGGCCCCTCACACTCACCCCCGGTTCCACCGCAGGTCATCGAGCATGCCAAGGAGACAGAGAGGATGATCGAGGGCTATGGGGGGCTGGCATCTGACCTGCTCACCTGGATTGAGCAGACCATCGCCTCCCTCAACAGCCGCAGCTTCGCCAACTCGCTGGCTGGCGTGCAGCACCAGCTGCAAGCCTTCAGCACCTACCGCACCGTGGAGAAGCCCCCCAAGTAAGAGCCCCCTGTTCCCCATGTCTGCCCAGTGGTGTGGAGCACCCAAAGGTGCCCAATGCTGAGCTCTCTTTGGGCCAGGTTTCAAGAGAAGGGCAACTTGGAGGTGCTTCTCTTCACCATCCAGTCGCGGATGAGAGCCAACAACCAGCGTGTCTACACCCCACACGAGGGACGCCTGGTCTCTGACATCAACCGGGTATGGGCTCTGTCTGCTGTCCTAGCTGGGGGCTGTCTCCTGTGGTCAGGTCCATCTCCTGGGGGAAACTGAATTCCTCTCCTGAGACAGAGTGGGTTCATCCCTGAGCAGTTCATGTCCTTGGGCAGGCTGGGATAGGTCCTGGAGCAGGTTGTGTCCATCTCCTGAGGTAGTTCAGGTCCTTGGGCAGGCTGGCATAGGTACTGGAGCAGGTTGTGTCCATCTCCTGAGGCAATTCAGGTCCATCCCAGGAAATGCAGAATCTGTACTGGGACAGAACTGATCCATCCCATGGCAGGTTGTGTTCCTCTACCTGGGGGTCAGCAGAACAAGACACGAGTGGATGGGGGGATGTGGGATATGGGTGCCACCTGTCCAGTGCAGCCTTCCCCCAGgcttgggagcagctggagaaagcGGAGCATGAGCGGGAGCTGGCGCTGCGCAACGAGCTGATCCgtcaggaaaagctggagcagctggcacGGCGCTTTGACCGGAAAGCGGCCATGCGGGAAGCCTGGCTGAGCGAGAACCAGCGCCTGGTGGCCCAGGTGAGAAGGGGGGGACCACTCACCCTGGGGACCCCCACCTGGGGAGCTCACCAGAGCCTCACCAtaggctctgtgctggggcaggacaaCTTTGGGCAGGACCTGGCAGCAGTGGAGGCAGCCAAGAAGAAGCACGAGGCCATCGAGACAGACACGGCTGCCTACAGGGAGAGGGTGCAGGCCATTGAGGCGGTGgccaaggagctggagctggaggactACCATGACATCCAGCGCATCAATGGGCGGAAGGACAATATCCTGcggctctgggagcagctcctggagctgctggctgcccgGCGCCAGCGCCTGGAGATGAACCTCACCCTGCAGCATCTCTTCCAGGAGATGCTTCATTGCATCGACTGGATGGATGAGGTCAAGGTGAGCTGTGGGCATTGGGTTGTCACTGTGGGTGAGGTGTCTTTGTCCCACCAGATGTTGGTGAGAGTTCACTGGGGAGGGAGCTGTTGGGGTGCCGGTGCTGAATTCTGGGTGTCAGTGGGTAATGGCTGAGGGTCTTCTGCAGGTGAAGCTGGCATCTCCCGAATCTGGGAAGCACCTTCTGGAAgcggaggagctgctgcagaccCACCGCCTGCTGGAGGCCGACATGGCTGTACAGGCAGAGAAGACGCGAGCCATCAGTGCTGCCGCCCTCCGCTTTGCTGAGGCTGAGGGTAGGTGTGCCaggacaccctggcatcccTGGCATGCCCAAGGGAAAGCAAGACACCGTACTGACGAGCTTCCACCCTGTTCCCTGCCCAGGCTATCGTCCCTGCGACCCCAAAGTCATCCAGGACCGCGTAAGCCACCTGGAGATGTGCCGGCGAGAGCTGCAAGTACTGGCAGCGCGCAGGAGAGCCTTGCTGGAGCAATCCCGCTCCCTCTGGACCTGCCTATGGGAGCTGGACGAGGCAGAGAGCTGGAtcaaggagcaggagcagctctaCTCCTCCCTGGACTTCGGGAAGGACCTGCCGGGcgtgctgctgctccagcgCCGGCACGCTGCCTTCGAGGCCGAGATGCGGAGCCGGGGCGGGCGGCTGGAGCAGACGCTGGCGGTGGGCGAGGGGCTGGCGGCCGCGGGCAGGGCGGCCGAGCGGCTGCGGGAGCGGGGGGCGGCCGTGCGGGCGCTGTGGGcgcagctggaggagctggcgGCGTTCCGACGGCGCGGCTTGCGGGAAGCCGAGGGCTTCTTCCAGTTCCAGGCGGAGGTGGAGGAGCTGGCGGAGGGGCTGCAGGATGCCCGCCGGCGGGCGGCCACCGAGGAGCTGGGCCAGGATGAATCCCGCACCCTCGTCCTGCTGcggcagcaccaggagctgctggacgAGCTGGCGGCCGCCCGGGAGCAGCTGGACAGGCTGGCGCAGCAGGCAGAGGGCTTCCCGCCGGAGCTGCGCGCCGGCCCCGAGGCGCAGAGCCGGCTGGCGGCCCTGCGGGAGCTGCACGCCGAGGCGGCGGCGCTGGCCGAACGCCGCGGCCGCCAGCTGCAGGATGCCCTAAACCTCTACACTGTTTTCGGGGAGAGCGACGCCTGCCATCTCTGGATGGGCTCCAAGGAGAcctggctgggagagctggaggtgccGCAGGCGCTGGAGGACCTGGACGTGACGCAGCGCAGGTAAGAAGGAGCCCCTGCCGTGGCGGTGCTGTCGTGCCCTGTCCTGAGTCGCTGCTCGTTCTAAGCCTGGACGTTCCCGCAGGTTGGACGGGCTGGAGAAAGACATGGACACCGTGGCTTCCCAGATCGCCGCAGTCAACCAGGCGGCCGACGGGCTCCTGGCTAGAGGGCACCCCCGGAGCCCCCAGGTGCGGCAGTGCCGGGAGCAGCTCAACGAGAGGTACGGtggcgggcagcgccggggcggGCGGGTGACGCGGTGACAGTGCCTTCCCCGCCATCCCTCACCTCTGTCCCGCAGGTGGGGCCGGTTCCGGGAGCTGGTGTCGGAGCGCCAGCGGGCGGTGGGCTCGGCACTGCGCCTCCTTAACTATAACCTGGAATCCGAGGAGACCCAGAAATGGCTGCGGGGCAAAGCCCGGGCGGTGGAGGCCACGGCCGAGCTGGGCCGCGACCTGGCCGGCGTCCTGGCCACCCAGCGCAAGCTCTACGGCATCGAGAGGGAGCTGGCAGTGGCCCAGGACCGCCTGGCCGCCCTGCGCTCCCAAGCCGAGCGCCTGGCCGAGGAGCGGCCCGAGGCAGCCACGGAGGTGGCCCAGAAGCTGGCGGTGGCCACGTCTGCCTGGGACGAGCTGCAGGCGGCCCTGGCAGAGCGCGCAGCGTCCCTGGGGGAAGCCGGGCAGCTCCGGAGTTTCCTGCAGGACCTGGATGACTTCCAGGCGTGGCTCTTCGGCGCTCAGAAAGCCGTGGCTGCCGTCGATGAGGTGCCGGCGTCGCtgggggaagcagaggagatgctgcagcGGCACGAAGCGGCCCGGCGCGACGCCGAGGAGCATGCGGGAGCCTTCGCCGCCTTGGCGGAGGCAGGGGAGAGGGTGCTGGGGGGACAGACCGACCCCGAATACGAGGGGCTGCGGCAGCGCCTGGGCGGCGTAAAGGAcggctgggctgccctgggcaagATGGCAGAGGCTCGGAAGCGCTTCCTCACCCAGTGCCGCAACTTCCAGGAGTTCCTTCGCGACACCAAGCAGGCAGAGATCCTCCTCACCAAACAGGTGGGTGCTCAGGCGATGTCCTTTGGGCCTCTTGGCTCGTGGGCACCCCAAAAACAGGTGATTGTGCACTGATCCCTTGCTGTGCCTTTCAGGAGTACACACTGTCCCACCTGGAGCTGCCCTCCACGCTGGAGGGCTCGGCTGCTGCCCTGCACCGCTTCCAGAACTTCCGTGCTGATGTGGAGAGCAATGCCAAGAAGGTGCCAGAGGTGGTGGTTGGTGGCACCAAGCTGGTGGCTGAGGAGAACATCTTTGCTGAGAAGATCTCTGAGAAGTGCCGAACTCTTCAGGAGCGGTGAGTTCAGCACAGGGCCGGTGGTGGgtgggcagtgtgtgggcagCGGGGCTGATGCTGCACATCCATGGTTCCCTGCCAGGCATGGAGCTGTCATGGACAAGGTGGAAGAGGCAGCGGGTTTGATGCAGGACAACCATGACCTACAGaccttcctgcagagctgccgTGAGGTAGGAATACATCATGGCTGGTGGCATC from Sylvia atricapilla isolate bSylAtr1 chromosome 6, bSylAtr1.pri, whole genome shotgun sequence includes the following:
- the GPX2 gene encoding glutathione peroxidase 2, translating into MTVPIAKSFYDLSATSLQGEKVDFGVFRGRVVLIENVASLUGTTVRDYTQLNQLQARYPRRLVVLGFPCNQFGYQENGTNDEILNTLKYVRPGGGFEPNFTLFQKCQVNGSDTHPVFAYLKAHLPAPADEATHLMTEPRFVTWSPVRRSDISWNFEKFLVGPEGEPFRRYSPRVPTAQLEPDIQRLLKLAK
- the CHURC1 gene encoding protein Churchill, whose protein sequence is MCGGCVGTEYPERGTTCLEGGSFLLNFVGCAQCGRRDFVLVDNRAEGLHGGEEIVTYDHLCKNCHHLIARHEYTFSVVDDYQEYTMLCLLCGRAEDSISILPDDPRQMTPLF